The DNA segment TCATCCATGAAGTAAGGTAAGAAAGGAGGTTACTACAAATAGAATTTAAGTACAGTACGAAAAAATGAAAACCAGCAAAACTTACCCAAAACACTGTCCCTAACAATTCCTACAGCAATAAGCGCAGCCCTTGCCTTGGTTAAGAACTCTTTAATTGTTTCCGGTTCATCAGTCGAGCAGCCAGGAGGAACAACGGGTAATTTCTCCTGAAAAGTAAGCCATACAATATTTTACGCCCTATCCATTATCACCGGTCCAAATACTGAAGAATACGGGGTTTTATGAGGACCTGCTCCATTATCCCTCTATACATCACCATCAAGGACTTTTTACCAAAGTTACTATCATAATTGTAAGCACTCAAAGAAGGCCCGGCCCTGCAATAATACACCACACCATATTTTGAGATAATATTTTTGGCAAGGTTTTAAGTAGTAACAAGCAACATAACAAACAGCTAGGAAATGGTTTAGAGAGGTGCATGACTTTCCTGCGATCTCCCTGTGTTAAAGCACCAAGAGTTTCTAGTCTCTTTGCAACAATAGAGGCAAAGCGGCGTTCCCCACCAAGATTTGTGAAAAGTAGCCTGACAGGTCGGCGAAAACAGAGAACGCATCAGCTTCAGCAATTGATATCAGATGAAAAGGTATcaattacttttgcaattgtaCAGGTACAAAATCAACTACACAAACGTTGTCATGCCAACCTGTATTCAGGTGCAGATGTCTGATTTGACCGGTGAGTTCTTCCAAATTGCTGAATCGCACGATCAGCACTCCAAGGAAGCTCCAATGTTAAATGAACCCTTCGTCTCTGcagacaaatataaaatatttccaaATTAACAAATACCCATCATTCATAACGTCATTGGATCTTCCGAGCATTAGGTTCATGCAGAGAGACAACAAAAAAGTAGCTAAAAACTCGACACACCTGATTTGCTGCCCTTCTATCTGCTTGCAACGAAACTCCAGCTGAACCAGCTTCAGAAATAATGGCAACAAACTTTTTGCCCTCCATAAACAGTTGTTTCTCGTGCATGTTGACCATTTCCATTGTTATATCCTTTCTAGAGACAAAAGTACAAGGATGAAAAGTAAATTACTGGTGCGTTATAACATAAACTACTTAGAATGAATTAGCGGCATTAAAGAGGAAATAGAGAatgtgagagagagaaaggttTAAAACTTACGTGTTTCTTGCTTGATATGTAACACCTTTCCCATTAGACGCTCTTACAAGCATACCTCGCCTGCCTGTTATTTCTGCGACTTTGTCAGGGCCTCCAAGCTGCATTAAAACAGCACTAGCAATTTAGGAACATTCTTACGTTTCCAGAAATTAAATTTAACCACACAATAAAGCCTTTGGATACTACAACTTTTACAATCAACGCACCCTAACTGCCATTACTTGGATAAATGATTCACCTATACCACTCAACACCATCAACATAAagcattattccataaaataaaGGAGATTAACCTATTACCACGAGCTACttcatatttaagaaaaatcagAGACATTTAGATGTAGTTACCTGATCGACGATATCATCTAAGGGATTGTTTGGAAGATTCAGAGACCGGATAATCTCTAAAATCTTTAATTTTCGTTCCAAGGCTGCTTCATACCTAACAAAATAGATAACCACTCttagaaaaacaaatatatattttgcttCAATTATACGAGCAGGAAATTATCAAGACACATGTTGCTATTCAAGATTACAGACCTTTTCTGCAATTCCGCAATGTAGACACGCCTTGCTTGAATGTACTCCTCTGTTTTTTCCTTGCAAGAATAGCATATCCATGCTTCAGATGGTAAGTCTGTAACTGGAGGAACTACACAATCTGGATGAAAAAGCTTGTCACATTCTGAACAATGGAGCAACTTCTTCCTTTCCTAGTTTCATCAcaagaaaaattattaaaactctTAAGCACAACGGAAATCAAGCTATCCAAGTTAAAAGCAACGTACATCTTCCCCACTGCATATCTGACATATCTGGAACTCATCATCAGAATCATTAGAATCATCAGCAGACTCAGCTGCAATGAAAACACCACTGATTAGGAGAATGTACAGACCTTGAGTAATTAAGGCTCGATTAATAACAGACCAAGAGGATGCATCTCAAAAAGTAGGGATACCCCTATAGCAATTTCATATTGAAGATCTATAATAATTCACTGCTACATCGATTTCAGGTTTTATAGATTGCAGTGTGTAGAGAAGCATATCAACACTTCCCCTCTTATAATTTGTCCCTAGTCCCTACAGCCTAAGCATCACGATTGTCTGTTCACTATGAAACCCACCTTCGGACTCCAAATAACTTTCATCATCACTATCTGGTTTCCACTTTGCCATCTTTCTTACTCTCCCCCTAACTGAGACACCAGGTGAAGCTGAATGCCTCTTCCTATGAAGTTCTTTAACACTATCATCCTCTGTAAAAGTCAACAATAGGAAAACTATGAACACGAGATCAACCCCAACATGGATTGAAAGCAAAATTTTTGACAGAGAATTAAGTTACCTGAGAGAGGTTCGGGCTGCTCTGGTAGGGGATAATTCTCTTCCACGAATTTCAACAGGAGCTCTCGAGGTCCCGAGACAAAATCATCAAGCTCAACACCCTAATGCAAGAAAAAGGGGGACAACATAATCAATCACGTAGAAATTAGGTAGATGGAATCATAAAAGGATACTCAAAATATATTTCCAAAAGCAGTATAAGAAGAAACGCACATATTTAGTTACAGCCTCTTCAGTTCGAGCCTCTCCGGTACTCTGAAGGCCAATAACCACACACTTGTTTGCTAATAAGGCTTTCTTAGCTAACCTTACAGTTACCGGAACTTTAGCTGACATACACAAGTGTCTAAAGAAACGCTGCAGTAACATTACATAAAGGAAATAGATCGATCAACCTCTGGGTTTAAGATGACAACCATCAACTGTAATAACACTGTCTATCTGCTATTTCTGGAAGTTTATACCTGATGGCTTGACCAGTATAGTCTCCACAATTGACTAGAATTTGGTTTCTCGTTAGGGAGAAAAGCATTTGCTGACAACATCTCTATCCGTAGCTCTGCCCAAAATTCTGCAGACTTATTGTACATTGCCTACAGAAGAAAGCAAGTAATTCAACACAAACAGCCTACTTTCTAATTTATTGACAGGGATTTCtgaaaaagtgaaaataaaaacagGAGACGATAGAAATAATGAACTTGCTTGCCAAAAGTATCAAAGCACCATTCGGTTTTTAAGTTAAGACAACAGGGTTGGAAATTTCATAAACACAGTAAAGCCTGCTAAAGTTTTGTAAGAGCTTGGTTTCAAGCTTCATCAGAGACGGCTTAATGTTCATATTATACCAATTTGTTGAGCTTACATGCCATTACTTGATGATAGAGCTAGATAGTCAATTTAGATATGTGCAGCTTTCAAGCaaaataatatctatatttaaaaagaagaagatttacCTCCATTCCTGCTTCTAAAGGAGCTTCAACAATCTCAAACTCAGCCCCTTTGTAGCTCAGGGTACGGCATACATACATCCCCCTATTACGAAGAAGGGATGTTAAAATGAATATGAGCAAATGTGAATGGCTTAAAAGAATGACACAGGCTTCTTAAACCTCGCTTTCATGTCCATGGCAACCAATTCCAAAGCTCCTACTCCACCTTTATCAAGCGCACCTGCACAaatcatttgtatttgtatatgcTCTAGACAGAAACTTAAAACTGACACTAAATGAATGCGTCTTTATCCAATTTAGCTTTAAAATAAAGCTTGTTGTCTACACAAGGCAAATAGGATAGAAAATAGAAATCGAAATGCTACcaaattatattcaaaaatagaaGGAATAGAATACAGACCTAGAAATTTGCTAAAATCACTGAAACTTGTTCCAGCTCCCCAAAGTCCAAGCCTGACCATATAGCCCATGTTTCGTGGTTCAGATGCACCAGTAGCAGAACAATAAAGAACACGTGCTTGGGGAATCTTATCCTGTTTTTCCAAAATTCATAATCTCTAGTCAACTAGGGACCATTAAGCGTTCCAAACTAGAACATAAACTACATTATAAGTAACTGAGACGAAGtaatccaaaaagaaaaaaacaaatgagaGTATCTAAGATCACTCTTCAGATTCAGGCATTCAGTTTCAAGTAGCAGACCTGAATGTCAACAACTGCCTGCCCGATGCGTGTCGGCTGACTCCCAGCTTCAGGTACCAAATTTTTTGCTTTATGGCACTACATCAAATGAACATTTAAGTTAATGAAGCTGTGTAACGTACTAGTAATTCGAGCTCTGCTCAAAATTGATGCAACCAGTGATCAAACAGTTTACCACACAGGGCATGCTTGCACACTGTTTAATTCATCAAAACGAGCAGAAGGACCATTTTTTACACTAAGGAATTAAATATACTAATTCGTGGATTTACTACCTCATCAAAGATCAAGAGACCATCAAAATCTGGTCCACACCACTGAACAAGCTGCTGCAAACGAGAACGCCCCTTCTCAGAGGAAGCAATAAGACTATTGTATGTCAAGAACACCACTCCGTCTTTAACACCAACATTCTTTGAGTCAAGCTTAGAATAGGGCAGCTTGTTCAGAGGATTCACTGCACGTAAAACACATAACGTTACTAAGTAGTAGACGGAACACAATTGGTAATCAGACAAGACATTCTAATGTTGACTTGACTGAAAATTTCTAGgctcaaaaattataaaattcaaCGAGACTAAGAATCACAAATCCAATACAGTCCAACTTTAATTTATCTGAAATCATTAAGAATGCACAGTAATCAGTTATCCATAACAGTTCTATGTATGACGACATCATAGACAAAGCTCAGAAACCCATTACCTGATCAGCAAAGTGAATACGCTCTCTAATATCCCGGAACTAAAACATATATACTTTACATCGTAATAGTACAGCATGAGCCGATTAAAGCATTCAGCTATAACAGAAATCATTCTGATCCACTCTACTATATACCATACACTATCAAAACACCATGAGCCGGGAAAAGCATCTAGAAGAAGCTTTAGGTATACCATAAGAGCATTTTGGACCCAAAAAATAGCGAATTACAAACTCAAATTGACAGCCAAAGTCAAGATAGTACCTCCAACGCATGTGGCACCCACATCATCCAAGTCCCTCCTTGCATCGTATTTCAAGTCAGAGCCAACAGAAATCCACCTACGTAAATCACAAAGAAAATGGAGCAAAGATAATTAGAACTCATCTCATCCCACTTTTATGTCATCTACGAGACCAAACAAAGGGACACTGTGAGCACAATTATGCATATATAGTATAGTCAAATAAGCCAGATCGAATTGAGTTATTAACATTTAATCAATGATGAAAATTTGGCGCAGAGGAATCCTCCTACAAAACTTACAAAGCTTTTCTCCTTCCATGTTTCCAATTCTCCCAAATCAACCCAGCAATTGTCCGCCCTTTCCCCACACCAGCACCATCTCCAACAAAAAATCCCGCTCTGCTACCATCAGCAAGGTGCTGAAGATGCctctataataaaaaaacaaacaaacaacgtCAGACAAGAACCAGTCACATTCGAGACCATTAACAAAACTTTCCGCCATTTGATAAGCAACCTGACAAGCGTAAACTAATGTCTCAATCTGCAAGCACGACAAAGCCTTTGACTCTTCCAGCTCCTCCTTGATCCTGAGATCATAAGTGGGCTCTGGGGGCTGCACTGCAGACAGAGATGATGTTTCCACAATCGGATCAGGATGAGGAGGTCCAATTGAAAGCTTCGGTGGACGctgcattaaaaaaaacattaaaactgaCAATACGATgatagccaaaaaaaaaaaccaactgTAAAAAGATGTGGCACTCACATAATCCATAAACGTTTCTCCCGCAGTTCCACCTTCATCCTCTTCCCTCTCAACTTCAATAGCTTCCTACAATACAGTGAATACGATCTCAACATTGATTAACCCaaacatataaacaaacaaCAACACATAGCATAATCCAAATAGCGATTAAATTGAGAAATTAAAACGGGCGTAGACCTCGTTGACTTCTTCGGGAGGAGGCGGGGGAGGAACCGAGGGAGGAGCAGATTGAGATTGAGGAGCAGTTAGAGATCGATTCAGCTTAGAGACATCAACCGCGAGCTCCACGTGGCACTGAGGGCAAGAGAACCTCGCGAGCCCATGCGGGACATTGAGAATCGCCTGGCAGTTAGCGCAGGGCAACTGCATCTTCGTCGGATCGATCCCGTGCGCCGGAACCGGAGGCCTGGGAGGCTgaggctgctgctgctgctgcagaTTCATAGGTTTCAGCTGCtgcggcggcggaggaggaggaagcgACTGAATCGGCGGAGGCGGTTGCGTCCGTGCCCTAGAAAGAAGCTCCGGCGGTAGCATTTGGGGGAGCTGGCAAGTGGGGCACGAGAACTCCACCACGCCGGTTTTGACCCGGAGAATCACGCGGCATCCCGCGCATCTGACCTGAACGTCGCCTCTCGGAGGACCAGAGTGCGGCGGAGGGGGGAGCGGCGGAGGGGGCTGAGGCGGGGGTTGCGTCATTGATTGATTTCTAGGGATCCGAGCAAGGGGGAGGCAAGGATCCTGTGAGAGAGGGAGGAGACGAGTATGTATGAGTGTAAGTAATGAATTTTAATCGTCAGAGCGCGAAAggttcttcttcgtcttcttcttcgtctcctTCTCGATTTTTGGTTTCAGATTTTTTCcccttttttctttattaactaggataagacccgcgccttgcgcgggattaagttattatttttattatattttggagaatgaaacaatagtttggcttcatttggattacgggtgttcaatccggatatcgggttggtttcggttcggttcggttttttcggtatttggttagtaaaatataactactatactaaatccatatttactttgattttagtccttcacatacttttgaaagatttcaactggacgactaaattgatcagccaatcttgttgctttaaatcattagtgtttatatatatatatattatttagtttgaatatttattaaataaaaattcatatgcgttatattttatgatcatttgtaacttattataacaaaaaaataatctattgatcacaaaattttcatagtgggaatattcaaatttctaataatatatagacgttttgaaaaattcaaatataacatataagaaaaaatataaatgtttttattatatatttaatgtgattttttaatatctttcaataatataaaatttaaaaaaagaactaaaataccaaaattgttatcaaatacttattattcataataattaattttcatatatacgttaatcatattaggtaatttcgtagattctaattaaggaaagtgcaaaaacaattttggtagattatttatcaattcgatagtttgtttaataaaaaatataatgtaagtcaagatggaccaacctatttttctaagaatagtatattttatatagtcatttattaaatgagaatttataatcatacaattctatgatcattcatatcattttataactgaatatttaaatcttcgataacaaaattttcaatgtgaaatctttaataagtttataatttataaatgtttttgaaaattcattgaaagttttaatattaaaatatttatgtaatcttatggtatatagtataatatatatatatatatatataaatatatatgttttattattaaatgatattttttactcatatggttttaaaataatgtgtatcttcttataatattaaataaaagttcatattaatacaattttatgatcatttgtaacttattatgacaaaaaaaaaaatctattgatcacaaaattttcagagtggggatcttcaaatttctaataatttatagacgttttgaaaaattcaaaatataacatataagaaaaattataaatgtttttactatatatttaatatgatttttaaatatattttaataatataaaattaaaaaagaactaagatacaaaaattgttatcaaatatttattattcattataattaattttcacatatatgttaatcatattaggtaatttcgtagcttttatttaaggaaagtgcaaaacattttttggtacgttatttatcaattcgatagttagtttaataaaaagtgtaatataagttaagatagaccaacctatttttctaggaatagtatattttgtatagttatttattaaataagaatttataatcatacggttctatgatcgttcatatcgttttataacaaaatatttaaatcatcgataacaaaattttcaattttcaatctgaaatctttaataagtttataatttataaatgttcttgaaaattcattgaatgttttaatattaaaatatttatgtaatcttatggtatataatgtttaatatatatatatatatatttattttattattaaatgatattttttactcatatggttttaaaatcatgtgtatcttcttataataaaaatgttaaaccattgatcattaatttttaacataataattttaatagttttagtcatttattgtcgtttttaaaaattcaaaatataacatatacgaaaaaatctaaattttatttttatagctaatttgattgtttaatttattttaataatataaaattaaacaaaaaatgatggaggagat comes from the Brassica napus cultivar Da-Ae chromosome A7, Da-Ae, whole genome shotgun sequence genome and includes:
- the LOC106354777 gene encoding protein FORGETTER 1 yields the protein MTQPPPQPPPPLPPPPHSGPPRGDVQVRCAGCRVILRVKTGVVEFSCPTCQLPQMLPPELLSRARTQPPPPIQSLPPPPPPQQLKPMNLQQQQQPQPPRPPVPAHGIDPTKMQLPCANCQAILNVPHGLARFSCPQCHVELAVDVSKLNRSLTAPQSQSAPPSVPPPPPPEEVNEEAIEVEREEDEGGTAGETFMDYRPPKLSIGPPHPDPIVETSSLSAVQPPEPTYDLRIKEELEESKALSCLQIETLVYACQRHLQHLADGSRAGFFVGDGAGVGKGRTIAGLIWENWKHGRRKALWISVGSDLKYDARRDLDDVGATCVGVNPLNKLPYSKLDSKNVGVKDGVVFLTYNSLIASSEKGRSRLQQLVQWCGPDFDGLLIFDECHKAKNLVPEAGSQPTRIGQAVVDIQDKIPQARVLYCSATGASEPRNMGYMVRLGLWGAGTSFSDFSKFLGALDKGGVGALELVAMDMKARGMYVCRTLSYKGAEFEIVEAPLEAGMEAMYNKSAEFWAELRIEMLSANAFLPNEKPNSSQLWRLYWSSHQRFFRHLCMSAKVPVTVRLAKKALLANKCVVIGLQSTGEARTEEAVTKYGVELDDFVSGPRELLLKFVEENYPLPEQPEPLSEDDSVKELHRKRHSASPGVSVRGRVRKMAKWKPDSDDESYLESEAESADDSNDSDDEFQICQICSGEDERKKLLHCSECDKLFHPDCVVPPVTDLPSEAWICYSCKEKTEEYIQARRVYIAELQKRYEAALERKLKILEIIRSLNLPNNPLDDIVDQLGGPDKVAEITGRRGMLVRASNGKGVTYQARNTKDITMEMVNMHEKQLFMEGKKFVAIISEAGSAGVSLQADRRAANQRRRVHLTLELPWSADRAIQQFGRTHRSNQTSAPEYRLLFTNLGGERRFASIVAKRLETLGALTQGDRRAGPSLSAYNYDSNFGKKSLMVMYRGIMEQEKLPVVPPGCSTDEPETIKEFLTKARAALIAVGIVRDSVLANGKDTGKLSGRIIDSDMHDVGRFLNRLLGLPPDIQNRLFELFTSILDVLVHNARIEGTFDSGIVDMKANSVELLTTPKTVHVDQMSGASTMLFTFTLDRGITWESASSMLEGKRRDGLGSASDGFYESKREWLGRRHFILAFESTASGLFKTVRPAVGESIREMSLSELKTKYRKLSSLEKARNGWEDEYEVSSKQCMHGPKCKLGEYCTVGRRIQEVNVVGGLILPIWGTIEKALSKQARQSHKRIRVIRIETTTDNQRIVGLSIPNAAVETVLQDLAWVQEIDD